The stretch of DNA CACGACCACACAGGAGACTATCGATGTTCAAGACCCTTTACGCCGCCGCCGCTCTCGCCACCCTCGCCGTCGCGGCCCCCGCCAGCGCCAAGGAAGAAGCGGTGAGCGTCACCGTCAGCTTCGCCGGCCTCGACATTGCGAGCAAGGACGGCTTCGCCGCGTTCGAGCAGCGCATCGACACCGCGATCGACCGCGCCTGCCGCATCAACGGGCGCCGCACCCTCGCCGAAATGCGCGCGGTCCGCGACTGCAAGGCGAGCATGACCACGAGCGCCGAACTCGCGGTGGCCGAACTGCTCGCATCGCCCGAACGCTTCGCCTCGGCGAACGAAATCACCCTTCGCGGCTGATCTTCACGTCCCCGAAGACCAACCCGCGAGAAACGGGAAGGGCGGCGCCAAAGCGGATGGCGTCGCCCTTTCTTTCGTCTGCGGCAAGTCGCGCCTGACGCGCGGCCCGGGTCACAGCAGCGCCGGTTTCGCCAGCATCCAAAGCGCCATGCCGATCATGAAGAGGTTTTCGGTCAGCGAGACGAAGCCCAATGGCACATTGCTGTCCCCGCCGACACAGGCGCACTTGAGTTCGCGCTTTTCGACATAGACCGCCTTGAACACGCTGACAGCGCCGATGGTGCCGATCGTGAGCGCGAGCGGGATCGAGACGATGTCGAGCACGTGCGCGGTCATCAGGAGCCCCGCCAGCCCCTCGGCGTGCGGATAGACATAGCCATAGGGCACCCAGCGCTTCGCCAGCAGGTCGTAATTGAGGAACATGGTCGAGAAGCTCTCGACATCGCGCAGCTTGAGGTAGGCGAGGCCGACCATCGAGAAGCTGACGAACCATTCCGCGGCAAGGAGCGAGAACGCCGCGCCGGTCGCGACATAAGCCGCACCCGCCGCCATCAGCGCCATCAGCGCGAACAGCGCGATCACGGGGCGGTAGGTCGTCCCCTCGGTCTTCGCGGGCTTGCCGAAATGCGCGGCGAGATCGGTGTAACCGCCGATCCGCTCTCTCCCGATGAACGCCTGCGGAGTGGTCTTGACGCCGTGCTCGGCCTTGAAGGCGTCGGTTTCGGCGCGGGTCGTGAGGTGGTGGTCCTCGACCGCATAGCCCTCGCGTTCGAGCAGCCATTTCGACTTGATGCCGTAGGGGCAGACATGGCCCGGCATGACCATGCGGTAGAGTTTGGCGGTGCGGGGCTGTTTCATTGTGAATCAGTGCCTTACTTGCGACCTCGTTCCAAAAGGTCGACCAGTTCCTCGAACTTGGCGCGCTGCTCGGCCTCGTCGCCGCTGGCGATCGCCTCGGCGACACAGCAGGCGGCGTGGTCCTTCAGGACCTGGCTTTCGACCTTGGCGAGCGCGGACTTGATCGCGGCGATCTGGTGGAGGATGTCGATGCAGTAGCGGTCGTCCTCGATCATCTGCGCGACGCCGCGCACCTGGCCCGCGATGCGGTTCAGCCGCTGCACCTTGGCCCTGGTCTTCTCGTCCATCACGATCGCCTCCGCTTGATAC from Erythrobacter sp. encodes:
- a CDS encoding UrcA family protein, whose product is MFKTLYAAAALATLAVAAPASAKEEAVSVTVSFAGLDIASKDGFAAFEQRIDTAIDRACRINGRRTLAEMRAVRDCKASMTTSAELAVAELLASPERFASANEITLRG
- a CDS encoding glutaredoxin; its protein translation is MKQPRTAKLYRMVMPGHVCPYGIKSKWLLEREGYAVEDHHLTTRAETDAFKAEHGVKTTPQAFIGRERIGGYTDLAAHFGKPAKTEGTTYRPVIALFALMALMAAGAAYVATGAAFSLLAAEWFVSFSMVGLAYLKLRDVESFSTMFLNYDLLAKRWVPYGYVYPHAEGLAGLLMTAHVLDIVSIPLALTIGTIGAVSVFKAVYVEKRELKCACVGGDSNVPLGFVSLTENLFMIGMALWMLAKPALL
- a CDS encoding metal-sensitive transcriptional regulator, giving the protein MDEKTRAKVQRLNRIAGQVRGVAQMIEDDRYCIDILHQIAAIKSALAKVESQVLKDHAACCVAEAIASGDEAEQRAKFEELVDLLERGRK